One genomic region from Pseudomonas hormoni encodes:
- the hemE gene encoding uroporphyrinogen decarboxylase, translated as MTALKNDRFLRALLKQPVDVTPVWMMRQAGRYLPEYRASRAKAGDFMSLCMNPAFACEVTMQPLDRYPQLDAAILFSDILTIPDAMGQGLYFETGEGPRFRKVVSTLADIEALPIPDPHKDLGYVMDAVSTIRRELNGRVPLIGFSGSPWTLATYMVEGGSSKDFRKTKAMLYDNPQAMHLLLDKLAQSVTSYLNGQIMAGAQAVQIFDTWGGNLSAAAYQEFSLAYMRKIVSGLIREHEGRKVPVILFTKNGGLWLESIADAGADALGLDWTCDIGNARDRVGNKVALQGNMDPTVLYAKPEAIRTEVGRILASYGKGSGHVFNLGHGITPEVDPEHAGAFLRAVHELSAQYHE; from the coding sequence ATGACTGCCCTGAAGAACGACCGTTTCCTTCGCGCCCTGCTCAAGCAACCCGTAGACGTCACGCCTGTCTGGATGATGCGTCAGGCCGGTCGCTACCTGCCGGAATACCGCGCCAGCCGTGCCAAGGCCGGCGACTTCATGAGCCTGTGCATGAACCCGGCGTTCGCTTGCGAAGTCACGATGCAGCCGCTCGATCGCTATCCGCAGCTGGACGCGGCGATCCTGTTCTCCGACATCCTCACCATCCCCGATGCCATGGGCCAGGGCCTGTACTTCGAAACCGGTGAAGGCCCGCGCTTCAGGAAAGTCGTCAGCACCCTGGCCGACATCGAAGCCCTGCCGATTCCTGATCCGCACAAAGACCTCGGCTACGTGATGGACGCGGTCAGCACCATCCGCCGCGAACTGAACGGCCGCGTGCCGCTGATCGGCTTTTCCGGCAGCCCCTGGACGTTGGCCACCTACATGGTCGAAGGCGGTTCGTCCAAAGACTTCCGCAAGACCAAAGCCATGCTCTACGACAACCCGCAAGCCATGCACCTGCTGCTGGACAAGCTGGCGCAGTCGGTCACGTCATACCTCAACGGCCAGATCATGGCCGGCGCGCAAGCGGTGCAGATCTTCGACACCTGGGGCGGCAATCTCTCGGCGGCGGCGTATCAGGAGTTCTCACTGGCCTACATGCGCAAAATCGTCAGCGGTCTGATCCGCGAGCACGAAGGCCGCAAAGTCCCGGTGATCCTGTTCACCAAGAACGGCGGCCTGTGGCTGGAAAGCATCGCCGACGCGGGTGCTGATGCGCTGGGTCTGGACTGGACCTGCGACATCGGTAACGCCCGCGATCGCGTCGGCAACAAAGTCGCGTTGCAAGGCAACATGGACCCGACGGTGCTCTACGCAAAACCGGAAGCCATTCGCACCGAAGTTGGCCGGATCCTAGCCAGCTATGGCAAGGGCAGCGGTCACGTGTTCAACCTCGGTCATGGCATCACCCCTGAGGTCGATCCGGAACATGCGGGTGCATTCCTGCGCGCGGTGCATGAGCTGTCGGCGCAGTATCACGAGTAG
- the gspD gene encoding type II secretion system secretin GspD, with protein sequence MNSFIGAHPLRTLLFLAALATAFFHDTLRAEEEKWQLAMNNAELRDIVEEISTILGTTVVLDPRVSGRITVMSRQALDREGVRRLFYSVLDAHNFTVIDEGDRILITPVTEAKTRAGQGTAKNATASQFVTQVIELNTSSASDIAGLVRPLVSVNGYVGPSVSANALVVTDTAANVGRIAKVVGQLDSGQNNLHAVVQLSHAQAADVAMIIESSLGKRNADTAIQVLADTRTNRLIFIGPPAVRQRLLDLARGLDTPATASLDNARVIRLRHSDAKQLAEVLETMGQTRKQASNLGGVKENSSSATFMIKADESQNALVLIAEPAQIRTIENIVSQLDQPRAQVLIHAAIVEISGDIAEAVGVQWGISSGDAKGFINFPGTDIPIIGGLTFDEKKSAPEGALLQLGNDRFGALISALASNTHSNLLSTPSLLTLDNQEAEIIVGQNVPFKTGSYATNSNGADNPFTTVERKDVGISLKIKPYINEGSTLRLEVEQEVSDIAPSVSGIDSSDLITNKRALKSTILADDGEIIVIGGLIRDSVRTQQSGVPLLRNIPYLGALFRWTRDTQTKSNLMVFLRPTIVRSKEDLADVSQQRYNALRKLSQPGAHGNNSLLLPAESRQLFDPALDAPVFDLRKQTPVSP encoded by the coding sequence ATGAACAGCTTCATCGGCGCGCATCCCCTGCGCACCCTTCTTTTTCTGGCCGCTTTGGCGACGGCGTTCTTCCATGACACGTTGCGAGCCGAGGAAGAAAAATGGCAGTTGGCGATGAACAATGCCGAGTTGCGCGACATCGTCGAAGAAATCTCGACCATTCTCGGGACCACGGTGGTGCTCGACCCCAGAGTCTCCGGGCGCATCACCGTCATGTCCCGCCAGGCCCTCGACCGCGAGGGCGTTCGCCGGTTGTTTTACTCGGTGCTCGATGCTCATAACTTTACGGTGATCGACGAAGGTGACCGCATTCTGATCACGCCGGTCACCGAAGCGAAAACCCGAGCAGGCCAAGGCACCGCAAAAAACGCCACGGCGTCGCAGTTCGTCACGCAGGTCATCGAACTGAACACCAGCAGCGCCTCCGATATTGCCGGGCTGGTCCGGCCTTTGGTGTCGGTCAATGGTTACGTCGGCCCGTCGGTGTCGGCCAATGCGCTGGTCGTCACCGATACGGCTGCCAATGTGGGGCGCATTGCCAAGGTCGTGGGTCAGCTGGATTCGGGGCAGAACAACCTGCATGCCGTGGTGCAACTGAGTCACGCCCAGGCTGCGGATGTGGCCATGATCATTGAATCTTCACTGGGCAAGCGCAACGCCGATACGGCGATTCAGGTGCTGGCCGATACCCGAACCAACCGCCTGATTTTCATCGGCCCGCCAGCGGTTCGCCAGCGCTTGCTCGATCTGGCGCGTGGCCTGGACACGCCGGCCACCGCGTCCCTCGACAATGCCCGGGTCATTCGTTTGCGCCACAGCGATGCCAAGCAATTGGCCGAAGTACTCGAAACCATGGGGCAGACCCGAAAACAGGCATCGAACCTTGGCGGCGTGAAGGAAAACTCGTCCAGCGCTACCTTCATGATCAAGGCCGACGAAAGTCAGAATGCGCTGGTGTTGATCGCCGAGCCCGCGCAAATCCGTACCATCGAAAACATCGTTAGTCAGTTGGACCAGCCCCGGGCCCAAGTGCTGATCCATGCCGCCATCGTCGAAATTTCCGGGGACATCGCCGAAGCCGTAGGTGTCCAGTGGGGCATCAGCAGCGGCGACGCGAAGGGCTTTATCAACTTCCCCGGCACCGACATTCCGATCATCGGCGGGCTGACCTTCGACGAGAAAAAATCGGCCCCGGAAGGCGCGCTCCTGCAACTGGGCAATGACCGTTTCGGCGCGTTGATTTCGGCGTTGGCCAGCAACACCCACAGCAATCTGCTTTCCACGCCGAGCCTGCTGACCCTGGACAATCAGGAAGCGGAAATCATCGTCGGTCAAAACGTGCCGTTCAAGACGGGCTCCTACGCCACCAACAGCAACGGTGCGGACAATCCGTTTACCACCGTCGAGCGCAAGGACGTCGGCATCAGCCTGAAGATCAAGCCGTACATCAACGAAGGTTCGACGTTGCGCCTGGAGGTGGAACAGGAAGTGTCGGACATTGCACCGTCGGTGTCCGGTATCGATTCTTCCGACCTGATCACCAACAAGCGTGCACTCAAGAGCACCATCCTGGCCGACGATGGCGAGATCATCGTGATCGGCGGTTTGATCCGCGACAGCGTTCGCACCCAGCAAAGCGGCGTGCCGCTGCTGCGCAATATTCCTTACCTGGGCGCGCTGTTTCGCTGGACCCGGGACACGCAAACCAAAAGCAATCTGATGGTCTTTTTGCGGCCCACCATCGTGCGCAGCAAGGAAGATCTGGCCGACGTCAGCCAACAGCGTTACAACGCGCTGCGTAAGCTGAGCCAGCCGGGCGCGCACGGGAACAACTCGTTGTTGCTGCCGGCAGAATCGCGGCAGTTGTTCGACCCGGCCCTCGATGCGCCCGTGTTTGATTTGCGCAAGCAGACCCCGGTTTCGCCATGA
- the gbpA gene encoding N-acetylglucosamine-binding protein GbpA, with protein MKKTFYKGGAFTACASPMILLSAMLASQTVSAHGYLEVPPSRALLCQKGLNTNCGGAQYEPQSVGETFKGFPAGTGGAPLQGPFDGKIPSGGHSLFSALDAQSATRWHLTEIKDRNIDFQWRYTAVHPATKHEYFITRNGWNPNESLKRATFESTPFCTIDGGNQKPVSGDKHNCTIPSDKSGQHVILAIWTVGDTDAAFYNPTDVNIIAEAELPGGWSSVGGIAPSAQLLIGDKVKARAFSANGVSPDYDVEITIATAEEGSPNNWAFKLAEKINATHTLIRAGIRDESGNIEPVRGNNSLYAQKESGVTRYEVQLDMKEDAAARMSVASQQAEYVLEKGLAKVGFGMISNRKMNVEATLFDENNKPVGTTSAQVDSGSTTLTLDVRSNPGKHTLTLVGTTLDGRTTRQDTQPTNMTGEGAGVEHDFVFPEGLSEYTAGTKVLQPKTNEVFECKPFPESGYCKQYNPNANGFEPGVGAHWHTAWNKL; from the coding sequence ATGAAAAAAACTTTCTACAAGGGAGGTGCATTCACTGCATGCGCCTCTCCAATGATCCTGTTATCGGCAATGTTGGCGTCTCAAACTGTTTCGGCCCATGGCTATCTTGAAGTGCCACCTTCGCGGGCATTGCTTTGCCAGAAAGGCTTGAACACCAACTGTGGCGGCGCGCAATACGAGCCTCAAAGTGTTGGCGAAACGTTCAAAGGCTTCCCGGCCGGTACTGGCGGTGCTCCGTTGCAAGGGCCGTTCGATGGCAAGATTCCGAGTGGTGGTCACTCGCTGTTTTCGGCTCTGGATGCCCAGTCCGCCACCCGTTGGCATCTGACGGAAATCAAGGACCGCAACATCGATTTCCAATGGCGCTACACCGCGGTTCATCCGGCAACCAAACATGAGTACTTCATCACTCGCAACGGCTGGAATCCGAACGAGTCGCTGAAACGCGCTACCTTCGAAAGCACGCCGTTCTGCACCATTGATGGCGGTAATCAGAAGCCTGTATCGGGTGACAAGCACAACTGCACCATCCCGTCAGACAAATCCGGCCAGCATGTGATTCTGGCGATCTGGACGGTTGGAGACACCGACGCGGCGTTCTACAACCCGACCGATGTGAACATTATTGCCGAAGCCGAGTTGCCGGGTGGCTGGTCTTCCGTTGGCGGTATCGCGCCGTCGGCCCAGTTGTTGATCGGCGACAAGGTCAAGGCCCGTGCATTCTCTGCCAACGGTGTCAGCCCGGATTACGATGTTGAAATCACCATCGCCACTGCCGAAGAAGGCTCGCCAAATAACTGGGCGTTCAAACTGGCAGAAAAGATCAACGCCACTCACACACTCATCCGCGCCGGTATTCGTGATGAGAGCGGCAATATCGAACCGGTCCGGGGGAACAACTCCCTATACGCCCAAAAAGAAAGCGGCGTAACCCGTTACGAAGTTCAGCTGGACATGAAGGAAGACGCCGCAGCACGTATGTCGGTAGCTTCTCAGCAAGCGGAATACGTTCTGGAAAAAGGTCTGGCCAAGGTCGGCTTCGGCATGATCTCCAATCGCAAAATGAACGTTGAAGCGACCTTGTTCGATGAGAACAACAAGCCGGTCGGCACCACCTCCGCACAGGTGGACAGCGGCTCGACGACGTTGACCCTGGATGTGCGCAGCAACCCTGGCAAACACACGCTGACACTGGTCGGCACCACCCTGGATGGCCGTACCACTCGCCAGGACACCCAGCCCACCAACATGACCGGTGAAGGCGCTGGCGTCGAGCATGACTTCGTGTTCCCCGAGGGCCTCAGCGAGTACACCGCCGGTACCAAAGTGCTGCAGCCGAAGACCAATGAAGTCTTCGAATGCAAGCCATTCCCCGAGTCCGGCTACTGCAAGCAATACAACCCGAACGCCAATGGTTTTGAACCTGGTGTCGGTGCGCATTGGCATACGGCGTGGAACAAGCTTTAA
- a CDS encoding cytochrome b produces MTVLGYSTQRVWLHWLSAAVIVWTLISGFYVACVDVSPWVAQWVAFLNVSLTTVFIPFFVWRLFIFAAHARDTSVRGLNFMEKPALFAHTLIYLVISVVLVTGVLMMDRPIGVFGVVEIAQPLSDPELISRFFIIHVWACAVLSLLVVLHVGAVVVHELCGHRVLRRMSLCSIVRSERLE; encoded by the coding sequence ATGACGGTTTTGGGTTATTCCACCCAACGCGTATGGCTGCACTGGTTATCGGCGGCAGTCATCGTCTGGACCCTGATTTCCGGTTTTTATGTGGCCTGCGTCGACGTATCGCCATGGGTCGCTCAATGGGTCGCTTTTCTCAATGTATCGCTGACCACGGTGTTCATACCGTTTTTCGTCTGGCGCTTATTCATTTTTGCCGCTCATGCCCGAGATACGAGCGTGAGAGGCCTTAATTTCATGGAAAAACCCGCACTGTTCGCGCACACGCTGATCTATCTCGTCATCAGTGTTGTGCTGGTCACCGGCGTGTTGATGATGGATCGCCCGATCGGCGTTTTCGGTGTAGTTGAAATAGCTCAGCCACTGAGCGATCCCGAGCTCATCTCCCGGTTCTTCATCATTCACGTTTGGGCCTGTGCGGTCCTTTCGTTGCTTGTCGTGCTGCATGTCGGCGCGGTCGTTGTCCATGAGCTGTGCGGCCATCGCGTGCTGCGGCGAATGTCCTTGTGCAGCATTGTTCGAAGTGAACGACTCGAGTGA
- a CDS encoding FAD-dependent oxidoreductase: MAERLNNDFQFIDVGRKDPKKKLLRQRKKEFVEIYEPFKPQHSADQAHRCLGCGNPYCEWKCPVHNFIPNWLKLVAEGNILQAAELSHQTNTLPEVCGRVCPQDRLCEGACTLNDGFGAVTIGSVEKYITDTAFAMGWRPDMSKVKPTGKRVAVIGAGPAGLGCADVLVRGGVTPVVFDKNPEIGGLLTFGIPEFKLEKTVLSNRREVFTGMGIEFRLNTEVGKDVSVEQLLEEYDAVFMGMGTYTYMKGGFAGEDLPGVHDALDFLIANVNRNLGFEKSPEDFVDMKGKKVVVLGGGDTAMDCNRTSIRQGAKSVTCAYRRDEANMPGSRKEVKNAKEEGVKFLYNRQPIAIVGEDKVEGVKVVETRLGEPDARGRRSPEPIPGSEEIIPADAVVIAFGFRPSPAPWFEQFSIQTDSQGRVVAPEQGQYKHQTSNPKIFAGGDMVRGSDLVVTAIFEGRNAAEGILDYLGV, from the coding sequence ATGGCTGAACGTCTGAATAACGACTTCCAGTTCATCGACGTCGGGCGCAAAGATCCGAAGAAGAAACTGTTGCGTCAACGCAAGAAAGAGTTCGTGGAAATCTACGAGCCCTTCAAACCCCAGCATTCGGCCGATCAGGCCCACCGCTGCCTGGGTTGCGGTAACCCGTATTGCGAATGGAAGTGCCCGGTGCACAACTTCATTCCGAACTGGCTGAAACTGGTGGCCGAGGGCAACATCCTTCAGGCCGCAGAGCTGTCGCACCAGACCAACACCCTGCCGGAAGTGTGCGGCCGGGTGTGCCCGCAGGATCGTCTGTGCGAGGGTGCCTGCACCCTCAACGACGGCTTCGGCGCGGTGACCATCGGTTCGGTGGAGAAGTACATCACCGACACCGCGTTCGCTATGGGTTGGCGCCCGGACATGTCCAAGGTCAAGCCGACTGGCAAACGTGTCGCCGTGATCGGTGCAGGCCCGGCCGGCCTGGGTTGTGCCGACGTGCTGGTACGTGGCGGCGTGACTCCGGTGGTGTTCGACAAGAATCCGGAAATCGGTGGTCTGCTGACCTTCGGCATCCCCGAGTTCAAGCTGGAAAAGACCGTGTTGAGCAATCGCCGCGAAGTCTTCACCGGCATGGGCATCGAGTTCCGCCTGAACACCGAAGTGGGCAAGGACGTGTCCGTCGAGCAACTGCTCGAAGAATACGATGCCGTGTTCATGGGCATGGGCACCTACACCTACATGAAGGGCGGTTTTGCCGGTGAGGATCTGCCGGGCGTGCATGACGCGCTCGACTTCCTGATCGCCAACGTCAACCGCAACCTGGGCTTTGAAAAGTCGCCGGAAGATTTCGTCGACATGAAAGGCAAGAAGGTCGTGGTGCTGGGTGGCGGCGACACGGCGATGGACTGCAACCGTACGTCGATCCGCCAGGGCGCCAAGTCGGTGACCTGCGCCTATCGTCGTGACGAAGCGAACATGCCGGGCTCGCGCAAAGAGGTGAAGAACGCCAAGGAAGAAGGCGTGAAGTTCCTCTACAACCGCCAGCCGATCGCCATTGTCGGTGAAGACAAGGTCGAAGGCGTGAAGGTGGTCGAGACCCGTCTCGGTGAACCGGACGCCCGTGGCCGTCGCAGCCCTGAGCCGATCCCGGGCTCCGAAGAAATCATCCCGGCCGACGCCGTGGTCATCGCTTTCGGTTTCCGTCCAAGCCCGGCGCCGTGGTTCGAGCAGTTCAGCATCCAGACCGACAGCCAGGGCCGCGTTGTAGCGCCGGAACAAGGTCAGTACAAGCACCAGACCAGCAACCCGAAAATCTTCGCCGGTGGCGACATGGTTCGCGGCTCTGACCTGGTGGTGACGGCGATCTTCGAAGGCCGCAATGCCGCTGAAGGGATCCTGGATTACCTGGGCGTCTGA
- the gspG gene encoding type II secretion system major pseudopilin GspG: MQPLRSNSRRGQRGFTLIEIMVVVVIIGVLGAIVVPQFMSRPDQAKVTAAKIDIQAIATALEMYRLDNFHYPSTQQGLEALNKRPSGLPAARNWNPQGYLKNLPVDPWGTPYQFLNPGVQSIDGSYDLYSLGSDGVVGGEGHATDIGNWGD, encoded by the coding sequence ATGCAACCTCTACGCAGTAACTCGCGCCGCGGGCAACGCGGTTTTACCCTGATCGAAATCATGGTGGTGGTCGTGATCATTGGCGTGCTGGGGGCCATCGTGGTGCCGCAGTTCATGAGCCGCCCTGACCAGGCCAAGGTCACCGCGGCAAAAATTGATATCCAGGCCATCGCCACCGCCCTGGAAATGTACCGCCTCGACAACTTCCACTACCCCTCGACGCAGCAAGGGCTGGAAGCCTTGAACAAACGTCCTTCGGGCCTGCCGGCGGCAAGAAACTGGAACCCTCAGGGTTACCTGAAAAACCTGCCGGTGGACCCGTGGGGCACGCCCTATCAGTTTCTCAATCCCGGTGTGCAATCGATCGACGGCAGCTACGACTTGTATTCTCTGGGTTCCGATGGCGTGGTGGGCGGTGAAGGGCATGCGACCGATATCGGCAATTGGGGCGACTGA
- a CDS encoding type II secretion system protein N — protein MSRRLSTRCLLVIAVGYAAFLAWQEWGFRKSLASPLSFAATVPTPPPRAPLDTTAVATVLGLATETTLLPSAEPLTLQASFVLGTGLSRALLADAQGSRVYQVGDQLPGGSVLRRVEANQAVLWNKGREEVLMLQTAAARFLRQLDSPSHPQTPVSSTRFLRPLSGQPE, from the coding sequence GTGAGCAGACGACTGAGCACGCGCTGCCTGCTGGTTATAGCCGTAGGTTACGCCGCGTTTTTGGCGTGGCAGGAATGGGGCTTTCGCAAGAGTCTTGCCTCGCCGTTGTCCTTCGCTGCGACCGTGCCGACGCCACCGCCCCGCGCGCCCCTCGATACCACAGCGGTCGCAACGGTACTCGGTCTTGCGACTGAAACCACGTTGCTGCCCAGTGCCGAACCGCTGACCTTGCAGGCCAGTTTTGTCCTCGGCACAGGGTTGTCCAGAGCGTTGCTGGCGGACGCTCAAGGCTCGCGGGTTTACCAGGTAGGCGATCAGTTGCCGGGTGGCAGCGTCCTGCGGCGCGTCGAGGCGAATCAAGCGGTGTTGTGGAACAAGGGTCGAGAAGAGGTGCTGATGTTGCAGACGGCTGCCGCGCGTTTCCTGCGCCAACTGGACTCACCCTCCCATCCACAGACACCCGTCAGTTCTACGCGTTTTCTACGCCCTCTTTCCGGGCAGCCAGAGTGA
- the gspF gene encoding type II secretion system inner membrane protein GspF, whose product MPTFDYRADDAQGRRCKGRLEADSPRHARQLMRERGLWPRELNEVSTGGPVGAQPRSGRLGAAELALLTLQLSTLVQAGLPLEEALEAVTKQSARRKVAGLLSAVRSRVMEGHALSTALGLFPKAFPELFRATVAAGERSGHLGHVLEQLAAYTQARQASRQKIQMALVYPLILMLASVAIVGFLLGYVVPDVVKIFVDSGQPLPWLTQALIGLSDGLRNHFLALMGALGTLICLWRWSLRQPLWRLRWHRLVLKLPVAGEVLRAMEAARFASTLAILGKSAVPLVDALEIAAAVIGNLTIRARMVDVARSVREGGTLTRGLELSGDIPPMMLHMIASGERAGELDQMLVRAAEQQENSLAARIALVVSLFEPAMLVLMGGVVLLIVMAILLPILSLNQLVN is encoded by the coding sequence GTGCCGACGTTCGATTACCGCGCTGACGACGCCCAGGGCCGACGCTGCAAGGGCAGACTGGAAGCCGACAGCCCGCGCCATGCCCGGCAACTGATGCGCGAGCGCGGTTTGTGGCCGCGTGAATTGAATGAGGTCAGCACGGGTGGCCCCGTCGGTGCGCAACCCCGCAGTGGGCGGCTGGGGGCGGCTGAACTGGCGCTGTTGACGCTGCAGTTATCCACGCTCGTTCAGGCCGGTCTGCCCCTGGAAGAAGCGCTGGAAGCGGTGACCAAACAGAGTGCCAGGCGCAAGGTCGCCGGCCTGTTGTCGGCAGTCCGCAGTCGGGTGATGGAAGGTCATGCCCTTTCAACCGCGCTGGGGCTGTTTCCCAAGGCGTTCCCCGAGTTGTTTCGCGCCACCGTCGCGGCCGGTGAGCGTTCCGGGCACTTGGGTCATGTGTTGGAGCAACTGGCGGCTTACACCCAGGCGCGTCAGGCATCGCGGCAGAAAATCCAGATGGCCTTGGTCTACCCATTGATCCTGATGCTGGCCAGCGTGGCGATCGTGGGTTTCCTGCTCGGTTACGTGGTGCCGGACGTGGTGAAAATCTTCGTCGACAGCGGCCAGCCGTTGCCTTGGCTGACGCAGGCGCTAATCGGTTTGAGCGACGGTCTGCGCAACCATTTCCTGGCATTGATGGGCGCACTGGGGACGTTGATCTGTCTATGGCGCTGGAGTTTGCGCCAGCCGCTCTGGCGCCTGCGCTGGCATCGTCTGGTCTTGAAACTGCCGGTAGCAGGCGAGGTGTTGCGGGCGATGGAAGCCGCACGGTTTGCCAGCACCCTGGCGATCCTCGGCAAAAGTGCCGTGCCGCTGGTGGACGCGCTGGAAATCGCTGCCGCTGTCATTGGCAATCTGACCATTCGCGCGCGCATGGTCGATGTCGCCCGCTCCGTACGCGAAGGCGGAACCCTGACCCGGGGCCTGGAACTGAGCGGCGACATCCCGCCGATGATGCTGCACATGATCGCCAGCGGCGAGCGCGCGGGCGAACTCGATCAGATGTTGGTACGGGCCGCCGAGCAGCAGGAAAACAGCCTGGCGGCGCGCATCGCGCTGGTCGTGAGCCTCTTTGAACCGGCCATGCTGGTGCTGATGGGCGGCGTCGTGCTGCTGATCGTCATGGCCATTCTTCTACCGATACTCAGCCTCAACCAATTGGTGAATTGA
- the gspE gene encoding type II secretion system ATPase GspE produces the protein MSEKIEQLPFGFARRFGVLLECEGLDSSLLLRADTPLTALSEARRVCGRNLPIQVLDADVFAARLAAAYRDGQSAAEQVAQGLDDELDLLSLVDQVPQTADLLEQQGDAPIIRLINALLSEAVREHASDVHLETFEHSLSVRMRVDGQLREMLRPRRELATLLVSRIKVMARLDIAEKRIPQDGRMALRLAGHEVDVRVSTLPSAHGERVVLRLLDKQAGRLELQRLGMPPDTLAALRQLLGKPHGILLVTGPTGSGKTTSLYAALSSLNDQTRNILTVEDPIEYHLPGVGQMPVNPKVDMTFARGLRAILRQDPDVVMVGEIRDRETAEIAVQASLTGHLVLSTLHTNSAVGAVTRLVDMGVDAYLLASSLVGILAQRLLRTLCPHCKASYRADAAVCQRLGLDAAAPPQLFSAVGCEQCQHGYRGRIGIYELISVTPAVSALIHQGASEQVLIDETRKVSRSLFQDGRQRVLDGVTSLDELLRVTQED, from the coding sequence ATGAGCGAAAAAATCGAACAGCTGCCCTTCGGTTTCGCTCGGCGTTTCGGCGTTCTGCTGGAGTGCGAGGGGCTCGATTCAAGCCTTTTGTTGCGAGCCGATACGCCGCTGACGGCGCTGTCGGAAGCGCGTCGGGTGTGTGGGCGGAATTTGCCAATCCAGGTCCTCGATGCCGATGTGTTTGCCGCGCGTCTGGCCGCCGCTTACCGTGACGGACAGAGTGCGGCGGAGCAGGTTGCCCAGGGGCTGGATGACGAACTGGATCTGCTCAGCCTGGTCGATCAAGTACCGCAGACCGCTGACTTGCTGGAGCAGCAGGGCGACGCGCCGATCATCCGGCTGATCAATGCACTGCTCAGCGAAGCCGTGCGCGAGCATGCCTCGGACGTGCACCTTGAAACCTTCGAGCACTCGCTGTCGGTGCGCATGCGGGTCGACGGGCAATTACGCGAAATGCTCAGGCCCCGGCGTGAGTTGGCGACGCTGCTGGTGTCGCGGATCAAGGTCATGGCGCGTCTGGACATCGCTGAAAAACGTATCCCCCAGGACGGTCGAATGGCCCTGCGACTGGCCGGGCACGAAGTCGATGTGCGGGTCTCGACGTTGCCGTCGGCGCACGGTGAACGGGTGGTGCTGCGGTTGCTCGACAAACAGGCCGGGCGTCTGGAGTTGCAGCGACTCGGTATGCCTCCCGATACCCTCGCAGCGTTGCGCCAGTTGCTCGGAAAACCCCACGGCATTCTGCTGGTCACCGGGCCCACCGGCTCCGGCAAGACCACCAGTCTGTACGCCGCACTGAGCAGCCTGAACGATCAGACACGCAACATTCTCACGGTCGAAGACCCCATCGAATATCACCTGCCGGGTGTGGGGCAGATGCCGGTCAATCCGAAAGTGGACATGACCTTTGCCCGAGGCTTGCGGGCGATTCTGCGTCAGGACCCGGACGTGGTGATGGTCGGCGAAATCCGTGATCGCGAAACGGCGGAAATCGCCGTTCAGGCGTCGCTGACCGGGCACCTGGTGCTCTCGACGTTGCACACCAACAGCGCGGTGGGGGCGGTGACGCGGCTGGTGGACATGGGCGTCGATGCCTACCTGCTGGCGTCGTCGCTGGTGGGCATTCTGGCTCAGCGTTTACTGCGCACGCTGTGCCCGCACTGCAAGGCCTCGTACCGCGCCGATGCGGCCGTGTGTCAGCGTCTCGGGCTCGATGCGGCGGCGCCACCGCAGCTGTTCAGCGCCGTGGGGTGTGAACAGTGCCAGCACGGTTATCGCGGGCGTATCGGCATCTACGAACTGATCAGCGTCACGCCGGCCGTGTCGGCGCTGATTCATCAGGGCGCCAGTGAGCAGGTGTTGATCGATGAGACGCGCAAGGTATCCCGCAGTTTGTTTCAGGACGGTCGGCAACGGGTGCTCGACGGCGTGACCAGCCTCGACGAGTTATTGCGCGTGACCCAGGAGGACTAG
- the gspH gene encoding type II secretion system minor pseudopilin GspH: protein MHQRCRGFTLLELMIVIVVIGVLLCMVSLVVGPNPVRQARHEAHAMAGLIQQLRERAVLDGEEYGLRLSDGGYRAMRLDARGWEPVAAAYKWPETLRLHLEQDGHSLMLGADEGPPQLLMLSSDETSAFTLTFATRDSTLLSLCSDGLGEAVIDG, encoded by the coding sequence ATGCACCAACGTTGCCGCGGGTTTACCTTGCTCGAGTTGATGATCGTGATCGTTGTGATCGGCGTGCTGCTGTGCATGGTGAGTCTGGTCGTCGGGCCTAATCCGGTGCGTCAGGCGCGGCACGAAGCGCACGCAATGGCAGGCCTGATTCAACAGCTGCGTGAACGGGCGGTGCTGGATGGCGAGGAATACGGCCTGCGACTCAGTGACGGCGGTTACCGCGCGATGCGCCTCGATGCCCGAGGCTGGGAGCCGGTGGCTGCGGCCTACAAGTGGCCCGAAACCCTGCGGCTGCACCTTGAGCAGGATGGGCATTCCCTGATGCTGGGCGCCGATGAAGGACCGCCGCAATTGCTGATGCTCAGCAGCGATGAGACCAGCGCCTTCACGCTGACGTTCGCGACCCGGGACAGCACGCTCCTGAGCCTTTGTAGCGATGGTCTGGGTGAGGCAGTGATTGATGGTTAA